The stretch of DNA GAGCCAAGAAACATATGAAGAGAGAGGAAAAGAAGCTAAGGAAAGAAAACCCACAAGCAAACCTCTATTTTCTAATTCTTACATGGAAACCCTTGATTCCAACCTAGTATGGTAAATGCCAAACCTAGACATGAATATTATTATCTCCCAAGGGAAAGCAGCAACGTTGGAAAAGTGATCAAAAAATATCTTTCATTCACATATATCTTGGTTTGCACGTCAATGGGTTTACTCCTCGCTTCCAGCAGCAATACTCGACTTATCAGCCATGCGTACGTTGTATTTTTCATATACTCTTGCACGGTTCTCTGCCCACCATTGCTCCGCTTGTTTTTCGCTAAACCGCTTCCGGCTGCATACAAACAATTGGTTTCCATACATAACATTcagacaaataaataaacatgacaTTACAAGCTACACAGAGTGATGGCCTTGGGAGTGGAATTAGGTTTGACAAGAGCAATGCAGAAAGGCAGGCAGCATTTCCATTTTTTACCTGAAAAGGTACTAAACTAAATCCAATATATAGAAACTAATGCGAGATTAAGATACCTGAAGCGAACACGCTTAAGATCCTTCAAGCCTCCTGGCAAGGAAGTAAGTGTAATATATACACCGGGTTCATCTTGCTCAACCCATTCATTCTCATTTCGGGATTCACTTTCTTTCCCTCTGCTTCCATTTCTCGCTGAGGCTTCCGAATTTCCTTGCCTGATATAACCAGCATTGCGGATAGTACAAGCAGTACTTGACCCATTAGAAAGTGATTGGGAGTTAGGTCCATTTGACTCCAATTCTTGGCATATGACTTCACCATTGACATGGTCAATAGACACATTTGAAGTGTCACTAGAGAGAGCATTTGAGCTAATGGAAGCAAGTGTGGGAGATTTGATGTTCCGGGCAGCACCAACAGGCAGCCTTTCAGCCATTTCCTTCAGCTACATCAAATGTAGAAAACAAACTCAAAACCAGAAGCAGTAGGGAAAATCAAATAAACTATGaccattttttttatctatgaCAATCTAtagccaaaaaataaaataaagcctCATGCTGTTTTATTATCAAAACTCAGTGCATCCAACCTCCAAGATCAAATACACCTCAATGTAGGGTAGATTAAGTTTCATCAGTTTGACTTGATAGATTATGCAAACTCTAAAATGACCCATAATCAACAGGTTTCAGACAAAAACAGTAAAACCTTATCTATAAAAGAGACCATAGTATATTTGAGTTAAAATCATCTTTGGTATGATCATaacttgttttcaaaaagagaGGCAAATgttgtgtaaaataaaagaCGTCAAGctgatttaattttgtatacAAAGAGAACAAAGGCTTTGAGTCAAAGTATCACAAAATGAAGTTGGATGAACAGTTGAGCACTCAATCTCTGTACCATTGAAAGAAAGATCTGAAACTTCATATTTTACTAAGTAAAAGACATTAATGTGGATACCAGTATACCACTCATCTCTCAAGTACAACTCTTGTAGCAACAAGAGTGATGGGACTATGTAATGAAATTGTCTTGGAAATTGGAATATAGCTTGAAGGCTGTTTAGAGGAGGTAATGGACTAATGGTATTCTTCACACATATAAACAGAAAACTACAGAACTATGGCAGGGTCAAATGaccacaaatatgcatcatacCTGAGCAGTGAGTGACTTGATCACTTCTTTTGCTGCTTTGCATTTGGCAGTCTCCTCCCCAGCTATTGCTATTGCCTCCTTCAGCTGCTTGGTAGTTCTTTCCAGTTCTATCTCTTGAGCTTGAGCCTTGCGTGTAAGATTTTCCACCTGACACAAAGACAGATCAAACAATATTCTATAAAGGGCCAGTGAGATGGGGAATACTGAAAGAAGATATTTCCGAAGGGGCAGACTAATTGCATTTCAAATGCAAATAATACCAAGGATGCAGCAAAAAGAGAACTTAATACCTGTGATCTCAGTCTAGTAACCTCTTGGCTAAGGCTATCATTGGTTTTCTTAGCATCATCCAGTACAATCTTTGGTGAAGTGAGGCCACCAAGGGTTGGAGTTGGTGTAGTAGAACGAGGCGGACTGGGCCGTCTCGATATCGGAGATGTTGCTCTAGAAACAATTCTTGAACCTGGAACTGAAGCTGAAAAAAACTTCTTTGATGAACCAAATACTGGATTAAAAGGTTTGGACAGATTGAGAGCTCCCCACTGGGAGCTTCCATTAGGAATAGGTGAAACACGACTGCTATTGAATTCCAACTTCTTCTTTTGCTTGGAAGAGCGGGTTTCCACTTGTTTGAACGATTCCATTGAAGAAAACCTATTAAGTTGAGGTCTGGACCGTGTTTCCAACTTCTCATCTTTGTCTATACCATCACTTAGCCCCTGATCTTTAGTTCCTCTTCTACTCACAGAAGAATGAGATGAAGCATCAGTTTCAGCAGcttttttcaatttataaaaacaaCTATCACAGACTCGATATGGTTTATTGGGATTTGGTGCCATTGATGCCCTCAATGATTTCTTACCGCTGCATGAATGACAATAGACAAGTCCACAGTTATAACAGTTATGGCGTTTCCTTTTGAAATTAAAAGGAAGTCGACAGCCAGAACACATAGATTGATCAACCCCTGAGACCCATTTGTGAAGGCAGATAACTGCAGTAAAATTGGAACCACAAGCAATACTTTTAACTTGCTTATCTTTCAAAGCTTCCACTGAGGTCGGTGAATTTCTATCGTCCATGTCCCCGTGACCTAATCTTCCATTTGCTCCCTTTCCCCATGTAAACACTTCAGTTCTAGAAGTCAACACAGCAACATGGTAAGCGCCACAAGTTATCTCCTCCACGAAACTCTTTGCAAGTTTTCCTTCAACACGACATGGAAGTTTTCCATCAGCTTGAGGATTTCCTAACTGCCCATAAACTGGACTGCCCATAGTGTATACTTGGCCTAACGTGGTTAAAGCAACAGTTAGGCTATGTCCACAAGCGACCTGGCAAAAATTGGGTTCAACAAGGGCAGCCACACAGGTTGGTACAAGTCTTGATTCCCTATCACCATGTCCTAATCGGCCCTTATCACCATCTCCCCATGTAAATAGTTTTCCTGAAGAACAATTGCTGGAACTTGAGTTTCCAACCATGACTTCTACAACAGCAGCAGTATGCCAAACGCCACAAGCAGCTCGTACAGTTCTAAGTCCCTTAAGAGATTCCACCTCCCTAGGTTTGGAAACACTTTTCCGATCTCCGTGGCCAAGAACACCAAAAGTCCCATCACCAAAAGTAAACAATTGCCCAGCAGAGGTCACAACAGCAGTGTGCCAGGGCCCACAAGCAATACATGAGACGTGTATACCCTCCAAAGGCCCATTAACTCTTTTTGGGACCCAATGACTCACTTCATTGCCATGCCCAAGAAGACCAAAATGGCCATCACCCCATGTGTACAAATCACCAGAAAGTGTTACTGCACAGGTATGATGTTCACCACATGCAACAAGCTCTATGCTTGTATTACTTAGGGCATCTATAAGCTTTGGATGCAAAACATCAGAATCAACACCATGTCCAAGCCTGCCTCCTGATTCCTCACCCCAAGAGAATATCTCTCCTTGCTTTGTCACAAGTGCAGCATGTTGTCCGCCACATGCGATATTCTGTACATCTAGTACAACAGCAGATTCTAAAGCTTTAGGCAATAAAGAATCCATTTTAATCCCAAAATGGCTGCCAACTTTTTGAAGTCCACCACCCAATACACCATCCCCTGTACCCTCTCCCCAGATAAAAACATCACCTAATGCATCACTGTCATCATGCCCAGAACCTTGGCTTGATGAGCTAACTGCACTTGAAAGGCTTACCCTAAAAGCATCTATCCCCATTGTCTTTATATGACCATGTATCCCATCTGAACCTCCAGAAGATATGGAATGAAGAGAACCACTAGCAGAATCTGGAGGGAAAACCCCTTTGGGAGGCAACAACATCACATCAGAAAATGCCTTATCCAGACCATTTTTAGGTGGGCTTCCATATGGACTATGGAGCCGTAGCTGATCACCAACATCCTGATTCAGGCATATAGAAATTAATACAACATTTTACAAGAAACTCTATTTTGTATGTTGAGTTCATGTtagacaaatatatatatatatatatatatatatatatatatgaaatgatTTATGCAAACTAAATAAGTCAAGAAAGCTTTGCATCAGTATATCCATGAGAAAACATACAGGAAGGGTCTATACCTTCTGCAGGCTATCACCACTACCAAATGGAGAATGCAGTGGAGAACTTCTTCGTGTGTAAGTCCTGGGACTATTAGCACCTGATGAGATCCCATCACTTCTTGATTCTGTCCTCCATTTTCGTTGATGACCACGTGAAATCAATGCCTTCAACCCACTAAACCAGACCTCTGCCTCCTCTTTATCTTTACATATCTAAAATAAGACAGAACAGAGAAAACACAAAGTTGACATTCAACCATTCAACCTGAAAAATGAAACATAAATGATAAATGGAAACTCACCAGATCCAGTGACCTATCATTGTATATTAGGGAAAATGATTGATACTCCTTCTCAGGCCTTGGGTACCTTTGGAAAATGGGCTGGcaaagaataaaattgaagcttTAAATAATCCATAATCCATAATCCAAACTGGCAAACAAAAATCTCTGCAATCtacaaaaataatagaaaagtaataatttatagACTAGTAGTCAATGGCATCACAATTTTATGTGCATGCAACTAATTTAAATAGTTCATTAGCTTATGGCTTAAACAAGATGTGCAGCAACCTTATCCGTATAAGTTGGATGCTGTTTTCCAAagttaataattgaataaatttgcCATAAAATTCTGTATAGAGCAGAGAACTTACAGTGCGCTGCCCAGATATTATTCTGGAGACATGACTCAGTTTGAGGTATTTCTCCTCTTTACCCGAAAACCATATTAGAGCAGACTCATCCTGAAACCACCACCAAAAAATTATCTTCTGAGATTCTGACATTAACACCACCAAATATGAGCAATGTCGAAAGCTTACAAAGAACAGAGATCACCATACAAATGTCATGACATTAACAACCCCCACCCCCATAAAAGCGTAATGAGCTGACATAGCTACCTATTATTGACTGGAGAAGTTAGAGCTAGGGAAACAGGAAAATATATGACTAATGTTAtacaaggaagaaaaaaaaataaaaat from Ipomoea triloba cultivar NCNSP0323 chromosome 7, ASM357664v1 encodes:
- the LOC116025073 gene encoding PH, RCC1 and FYVE domains-containing protein 1-like — encoded protein: MSSLDAGRTGGPVERDIEQAIIALKKGACLLKYGRRGKPKFCPFRLANDESALIWFSGKEEKYLKLSHVSRIISGQRTPIFQRYPRPEKEYQSFSLIYNDRSLDLICKDKEEAEVWFSGLKALISRGHQRKWRTESRSDGISSGANSPRTYTRRSSPLHSPFGSGDSLQKDVGDQLRLHSPYGSPPKNGLDKAFSDVMLLPPKGVFPPDSASGSLHSISSGGSDGIHGHIKTMGIDAFRVSLSSAVSSSSQGSGHDDSDALGDVFIWGEGTGDGVLGGGLQKVGSHFGIKMDSLLPKALESAVVLDVQNIACGGQHAALVTKQGEIFSWGEESGGRLGHGVDSDVLHPKLIDALSNTSIELVACGEHHTCAVTLSGDLYTWGDGHFGLLGHGNEVSHWVPKRVNGPLEGIHVSCIACGPWHTAVVTSAGQLFTFGDGTFGVLGHGDRKSVSKPREVESLKGLRTVRAACGVWHTAAVVEVMVGNSSSSNCSSGKLFTWGDGDKGRLGHGDRESRLVPTCVAALVEPNFCQVACGHSLTVALTTLGQVYTMGSPVYGQLGNPQADGKLPCRVEGKLAKSFVEEITCGAYHVAVLTSRTEVFTWGKGANGRLGHGDMDDRNSPTSVEALKDKQVKSIACGSNFTAVICLHKWVSGVDQSMCSGCRLPFNFKRKRHNCYNCGLVYCHSCSGKKSLRASMAPNPNKPYRVCDSCFYKLKKAAETDASSHSSVSRRGTKDQGLSDGIDKDEKLETRSRPQLNRFSSMESFKQVETRSSKQKKKLEFNSSRVSPIPNGSSQWGALNLSKPFNPVFGSSKKFFSASVPGSRIVSRATSPISRRPSPPRSTTPTPTLGGLTSPKIVLDDAKKTNDSLSQEVTRLRSQVENLTRKAQAQEIELERTTKQLKEAIAIAGEETAKCKAAKEVIKSLTAQLKEMAERLPVGAARNIKSPTLASISSNALSSDTSNVSIDHVNGEVICQELESNGPNSQSLSNGSSTACTIRNAGYIRQGNSEASARNGSRGKESESRNENEWVEQDEPGVYITLTSLPGGLKDLKRVRFSRKRFSEKQAEQWWAENRARVYEKYNVRMADKSSIAAGSEE